Within the Acidobacteriota bacterium genome, the region CCCCACGTCGGCATCGGCAACTTCGATGGCGTCCACCTCGGCCACCAGCGGATCCTCGAGGCGGCGATCCGCGGGGCGCGCGGCGCAGGGGGCACCGCCGTCGCGATGACCTTCGACCCCCATCCGCTGTCGATCCTGAGCCCCACCGGGCGCCCGCCACTCATCACCCCCTTCGAGGAGAAGGTCCGGGTGCTCGAGGCGCGCGGCCTCGACGTCCTGCTGGTCGTCCCGTTCACGCGCGAGCTCGCGGCGATCTCCGCGGAGGCGTTCGTCTCGGACGTCC harbors:
- a CDS encoding FAD synthetase family protein, which translates into the protein MKVFRSLSAAGSLPAPHVGIGNFDGVHLGHQRILEAAIRGARGAGGTAVAMTFDPHPLSILSPTGRPPLITPFEEKVRVLEARGLDVLLVVPFTRELAAISAEAFVSDVLSRQVGAKRVYVGANFHFGRGGQGDFELLRREGGRLGIDVEKVEVVLLDSRPVSSTRIRDNIARGAVDRAA